In Haliotis asinina isolate JCU_RB_2024 chromosome 15, JCU_Hal_asi_v2, whole genome shotgun sequence, one DNA window encodes the following:
- the LOC137265143 gene encoding exocyst complex component 6B-like isoform X1 — translation MMAEASTPRKTAKIAAWKKLHDTVQDANTLRQEAVSAQHDHLITEIETSDGPLATTLRAVYDGDELGKFQETLDTRIKSHDREIERMCNYHYQGFIDSIRELQQVSGDAAKLKDEISGVDSELQKSCDPLLAKGDELVKSRKIQKNITAAIENLSMCLPVLELYGKLQEQMKNRRFYPALKTLEQLEHTYLPRVISHWFSQTMSEAIPKLREKIKEASMSELKDFLESIRKHSEKIGEVAMTHAAEQNNMDPTIVKKKLKKRRAPPPPNPFSGEVEAMPEVVREDSLEGEEELSAQDLVDFSPVYRCLHIYSVLGDKEKFETYYRQQRWKQARLSLQPPAAMHESADAYRKYFHDIVGFFVVEDHILHTSQGLVNRAYMDELWEKAVEKIVATLRSTAERSIAFCKQEKSCKVSNLMLEIKKLIVLFCHTLKGYGFSVGRLLELLLEMRDRYSEILSEQWVDIFNDIFKEDNYTPICCNDEEEFSLIMSQLPLNDDELQQSPYPKVLPYSQFVPSIYNQVKEYINACLKFSADLHLSHTEIDDMIRKSANQLLTRTLGNCLSNLIKTPKLSLIQLIQISINMNYLERSCEHLEEYISSITGAEKDSVHIARLHGTSMFKDARNDAEQHIYQQLNLKIDEFLELANYNWMLAESSGHASGYLMDLVAFLQSTFMSFTNLPEKVAKTACMSACQHIAGTMMGFLLDNDIRQLTLGSLQQFNLDLMQCEQFAASEPVPGSNDGTLQMAFADLRQLLDLFLNWDWSLYLADYGKQQSKYLRVQRHVAISLLEKLNNADKKKNNLFASLKRNERDKKKLVETVLKQLKGLENGTAPQV, via the exons ATGATGGCGGAAGCTAGTACACCCCGCAAAACTGCAAAGATTGCAGCTTGGAAAAAGCTCCACGACACTGTTCAGGATGCCAATACGTTGAGGCAAGAGGCTGTTAGTGCTCAGCATGATCACTTGATTACGGAAATTGAGACCTCAGACGGACCTCTGGCAACAACTCTGAG AGCTGTTTATGATGGAGACGAATTGGGCAAGTTTCAAGAGACTTTGGATACTCGAATCAAAAGTCATGACCGTGAGATTGAGCGAATGTGCAACTACCATTATCAAGGGTTTATTGACTCCATCAGAGAACTACAGCAAGTCAGTGGTGATGCTGCCAAGCTTAAG GATGAGATCAGTGGTGTGGATAGTGAGCTACAAAAGTCATGTGACCCCCTTCTGGCTAAAGGTGATGAGCTGGTCAAGAGTCGCAAGATTCAAAAGAATATTACAGCTGCCATAGAAAATCTCTCTATGTGCCTGCCAG TGCTGGAGCTGTATGGCAAGCTTCAAGAacagatgaaaaacagaag GTTCTATCCAGCCCTGAAGACCCTGGAACAGCTTGAGCACACATACCTGCCTCGAGTCATCAGCCACTGGTTCTCACAGACCATGTCAGAAGCCATCCCCAAGCTGAGGGAGAAAATAAAGGAGGCATCCATGTCTGAGCTGAAGGACTTCCTGGAGAGCATCAGAAAACACTCAGAGAAAATAGGGGAAGTGGCAATGACACAT GCAGCTGAGCAGAACAACATGGATCCAACAATAGTGAAGAAGAAGCTGAAGAAGCGGCGAGCGCCGCCGCCACCGAATCCATTTTCTGGAGAAGTAGAAGCTATGCCTGAGGTTGTGAGAGAAGACTCATTGGAGGGAGAAGAG GAATTGAGTGCTCAAGATCTTGTGGATTTCTCTCCAGTTTACCGTTGTCTACATATTTATTCTGTCCTG GGTGATAAGGAGAAATTTGAGACCTATTACCGGCAACAGAGATGGAAGCAAGCCAGACTGTCCCTCCAACCACCAGCAGCCATG CATGAAAGTGCAGACGCTTACCGAAAATATTTCCATGATATTGTAGG GTTTTTTGTTGTGGAAGATCATATTTTACACACGTCCCAAGGCCTGGTGAACAGAGCATACATGGATGAGTTATGGGAGAAAGCTGTAGAGAAGATTGTAGCAACCCTTAGATCAACTGCT GAGAGGAGCATCGCTTTTTGTAAACAGGAG AAGTCTTGTAAAGTATCCAACTTAATGCTGGAAATAAAGAAACTCATAGTGTTATTCTGCCATACACTCAAG GGTTACGGTTTTAGTGTCGGAAGACTGTTGGAGCTGTTGTTGGAGATGAGGGATCGGTACAGTGAGATCTTGTCGGAGCAGTGGGTGGACATCTTCAATGACATCTTCAAGGAAGACAACTACACCCCCATCTGCTGCAACGACGAGGAGGAGTTTAGCCtcatcatgtcccagttgcCGTTGAATGATGATGAGCTCCAACAG TCACCATACCCCAAAGTCCTTCCCTACTCCCAGTTTGTGCCCAGTATATACAATCAAGTCAAAGAATACATCAATGCCTGTCTGAAGTTTTCTGCTGATCTTCACTTGAG TCACACCGAGATAGATGACATGATCAGAAAGTCTGCCAATCAGCTGCTCACAAGGACCCTTGGTAACTGTCTGTCAAACCTTATCAAAACACCAAAACTTAGCTTAATACAG TTAATCCAGATCTCTATCAACATGAACTATTTGGAGCGATCTTGTGAACACCTCGAGGAGTACATCTCCAGTATCACCGG TGCTGAAAAAGATAGCGTCCATATTGCCAGGTTACATGGCACGTCAATGTTCAAG GATGCACGGAATGATGCTGAGCAGCATATATACCAGCAGCTGAATCTGAAAATAGATGAGTTCTTAGAACTAG CTAATTACAACTGGATGCTGGCAGAATCTTCAGGTCATGCTAGTGGTTATCTCATGGATCTTGTGGCCTTCCTGCAGAGTACATTCATGTCCTTCACAAACCTACCT GAGAAGGTGGCAAAGACGGCGTGTATGTCAGCCTGTCAACACATTGCCGGTACCATGATGGGCTTCCTGTTGGATAACGACATCCGACAACTCACCCTTGGCTCGCTACAGCAGTTTAACCTTGACCTTATGCAGTGTGAAC AATTTGCAGCCTCAGAACCAGTTCCTGGTTCTAATGATGGCACTCTACAAATGGCCTTTGCTGATCTTCGGCAG cTTTTAGATCTGTTTTTAAACTGGGATTGGTCTCTGTACCTGGCTGACTATGGCAAGCAGCAGTCAAAGTATCTTCGCGTCCAGCGACACGTTGCAATCAGCTTGCTGGAAAA GCTGAATAATGCtgacaagaagaagaacaaCTTATTTGCATCGCTGAAGAGGAACGAGCGAGACAAGAAGAAGCTGGTAGAGACAGTACTGAAACAGCTGAAAGGTCTTGAGAATGGCACTGCACCTCAGGTCTAG
- the LOC137265143 gene encoding exocyst complex component 6B-like isoform X2, translating into MMAEASTPRKTAKIAAWKKLHDTVQDANTLRQEAVSAQHDHLITEIETSDGPLATTLRAVYDGDELGKFQETLDTRIKSHDREIERMCNYHYQGFIDSIRELQQVSGDAAKLKDEISGVDSELQKSCDPLLAKGDELVKSRKIQKNITAAIENLSMCLPVLELYGKLQEQMKNRRFYPALKTLEQLEHTYLPRVISHWFSQTMSEAIPKLREKIKEASMSELKDFLESIRKHSEKIGEVAMTHAAEQNNMDPTIVKKKLKKRRAPPPPNPFSGEVEAMPEVVREDSLEGEEELSAQDLVDFSPVYRCLHIYSVLGDKEKFETYYRQQRWKQARLSLQPPAAMHESADAYRKYFHDIVGFFVVEDHILHTSQGLVNRAYMDELWEKAVEKIVATLRSTAKSCKVSNLMLEIKKLIVLFCHTLKGYGFSVGRLLELLLEMRDRYSEILSEQWVDIFNDIFKEDNYTPICCNDEEEFSLIMSQLPLNDDELQQSPYPKVLPYSQFVPSIYNQVKEYINACLKFSADLHLSHTEIDDMIRKSANQLLTRTLGNCLSNLIKTPKLSLIQLIQISINMNYLERSCEHLEEYISSITGAEKDSVHIARLHGTSMFKDARNDAEQHIYQQLNLKIDEFLELANYNWMLAESSGHASGYLMDLVAFLQSTFMSFTNLPEKVAKTACMSACQHIAGTMMGFLLDNDIRQLTLGSLQQFNLDLMQCEQFAASEPVPGSNDGTLQMAFADLRQLLDLFLNWDWSLYLADYGKQQSKYLRVQRHVAISLLEKLNNADKKKNNLFASLKRNERDKKKLVETVLKQLKGLENGTAPQV; encoded by the exons ATGATGGCGGAAGCTAGTACACCCCGCAAAACTGCAAAGATTGCAGCTTGGAAAAAGCTCCACGACACTGTTCAGGATGCCAATACGTTGAGGCAAGAGGCTGTTAGTGCTCAGCATGATCACTTGATTACGGAAATTGAGACCTCAGACGGACCTCTGGCAACAACTCTGAG AGCTGTTTATGATGGAGACGAATTGGGCAAGTTTCAAGAGACTTTGGATACTCGAATCAAAAGTCATGACCGTGAGATTGAGCGAATGTGCAACTACCATTATCAAGGGTTTATTGACTCCATCAGAGAACTACAGCAAGTCAGTGGTGATGCTGCCAAGCTTAAG GATGAGATCAGTGGTGTGGATAGTGAGCTACAAAAGTCATGTGACCCCCTTCTGGCTAAAGGTGATGAGCTGGTCAAGAGTCGCAAGATTCAAAAGAATATTACAGCTGCCATAGAAAATCTCTCTATGTGCCTGCCAG TGCTGGAGCTGTATGGCAAGCTTCAAGAacagatgaaaaacagaag GTTCTATCCAGCCCTGAAGACCCTGGAACAGCTTGAGCACACATACCTGCCTCGAGTCATCAGCCACTGGTTCTCACAGACCATGTCAGAAGCCATCCCCAAGCTGAGGGAGAAAATAAAGGAGGCATCCATGTCTGAGCTGAAGGACTTCCTGGAGAGCATCAGAAAACACTCAGAGAAAATAGGGGAAGTGGCAATGACACAT GCAGCTGAGCAGAACAACATGGATCCAACAATAGTGAAGAAGAAGCTGAAGAAGCGGCGAGCGCCGCCGCCACCGAATCCATTTTCTGGAGAAGTAGAAGCTATGCCTGAGGTTGTGAGAGAAGACTCATTGGAGGGAGAAGAG GAATTGAGTGCTCAAGATCTTGTGGATTTCTCTCCAGTTTACCGTTGTCTACATATTTATTCTGTCCTG GGTGATAAGGAGAAATTTGAGACCTATTACCGGCAACAGAGATGGAAGCAAGCCAGACTGTCCCTCCAACCACCAGCAGCCATG CATGAAAGTGCAGACGCTTACCGAAAATATTTCCATGATATTGTAGG GTTTTTTGTTGTGGAAGATCATATTTTACACACGTCCCAAGGCCTGGTGAACAGAGCATACATGGATGAGTTATGGGAGAAAGCTGTAGAGAAGATTGTAGCAACCCTTAGATCAACTGCT AAGTCTTGTAAAGTATCCAACTTAATGCTGGAAATAAAGAAACTCATAGTGTTATTCTGCCATACACTCAAG GGTTACGGTTTTAGTGTCGGAAGACTGTTGGAGCTGTTGTTGGAGATGAGGGATCGGTACAGTGAGATCTTGTCGGAGCAGTGGGTGGACATCTTCAATGACATCTTCAAGGAAGACAACTACACCCCCATCTGCTGCAACGACGAGGAGGAGTTTAGCCtcatcatgtcccagttgcCGTTGAATGATGATGAGCTCCAACAG TCACCATACCCCAAAGTCCTTCCCTACTCCCAGTTTGTGCCCAGTATATACAATCAAGTCAAAGAATACATCAATGCCTGTCTGAAGTTTTCTGCTGATCTTCACTTGAG TCACACCGAGATAGATGACATGATCAGAAAGTCTGCCAATCAGCTGCTCACAAGGACCCTTGGTAACTGTCTGTCAAACCTTATCAAAACACCAAAACTTAGCTTAATACAG TTAATCCAGATCTCTATCAACATGAACTATTTGGAGCGATCTTGTGAACACCTCGAGGAGTACATCTCCAGTATCACCGG TGCTGAAAAAGATAGCGTCCATATTGCCAGGTTACATGGCACGTCAATGTTCAAG GATGCACGGAATGATGCTGAGCAGCATATATACCAGCAGCTGAATCTGAAAATAGATGAGTTCTTAGAACTAG CTAATTACAACTGGATGCTGGCAGAATCTTCAGGTCATGCTAGTGGTTATCTCATGGATCTTGTGGCCTTCCTGCAGAGTACATTCATGTCCTTCACAAACCTACCT GAGAAGGTGGCAAAGACGGCGTGTATGTCAGCCTGTCAACACATTGCCGGTACCATGATGGGCTTCCTGTTGGATAACGACATCCGACAACTCACCCTTGGCTCGCTACAGCAGTTTAACCTTGACCTTATGCAGTGTGAAC AATTTGCAGCCTCAGAACCAGTTCCTGGTTCTAATGATGGCACTCTACAAATGGCCTTTGCTGATCTTCGGCAG cTTTTAGATCTGTTTTTAAACTGGGATTGGTCTCTGTACCTGGCTGACTATGGCAAGCAGCAGTCAAAGTATCTTCGCGTCCAGCGACACGTTGCAATCAGCTTGCTGGAAAA GCTGAATAATGCtgacaagaagaagaacaaCTTATTTGCATCGCTGAAGAGGAACGAGCGAGACAAGAAGAAGCTGGTAGAGACAGTACTGAAACAGCTGAAAGGTCTTGAGAATGGCACTGCACCTCAGGTCTAG